The Humulus lupulus chromosome 4, drHumLupu1.1, whole genome shotgun sequence genome has a window encoding:
- the LOC133828823 gene encoding uncharacterized protein LOC133828823 — MASIPEYLYSSLDHHYTLFPTTTTTTTDLISGLPTMAEDGGAASSMWCANTTAINTTINDHHHLLHHRELLVPFYGGITSTTTTTNNTASSSSTINNYGFENNALSSSPTDSLVSSTSSLSPAFMVSAAAAAFPEQSIVGVADGGAGFVPAAGAGAGALYSHDYLSGFSNIISNDHLHGFSAEVHNYGGYNNNSINGFVEFGDQDSCATSFLPEFKPVGLVAAGDQNWLGMQSCNQMHGIEDSNMMKVSRYSEEERKERIVRYLKKRNQRNFNKTIKYACRKTLADRRVRVRGRFARNNELCQLEHEYEQMVPKKKELLLSDHNNTSCQQTDFCCDDDIADTVQIKYDDEEDWLQDFALCCFVNGGPNSNK, encoded by the exons ATGGCTTCCATTCCTGAATATCTATACTCTTCTCTAGATCATCACTACACATTGTtccccactactaccaccaccactactgaTCTTATTTCAGGGCTGCCCACCATGGCAGAAGACGGCGGCGCCGCCTCCTCAATGTGGTGTGCTAATACTACTGCTATTAATACTACTATCAAcgatcatcatcatcttcttcatcacAGAGAATTATTGGTTCCCTTTTATGGCGGTATTACTagtaccactacaactactaatAACACTGCCAGTAGTAGCAGTACCATTAATAATTATGGGTTCGAGAATAATGCTCTGTCTTCTTCTCCAACGGATTCGCTTGTTTCTTCCACCTCGTCATTGTCGCCGGCGTTTATGGTGTCTGCCGCGGCGGCGGCTTTTCCGGAGCAGAGCATCGTCGGGGTTGCTGATGGGGGTGCGGGCTTTGTCCCCGCCGCCGGAGCCGGCGCCGGAGCATTATACTCTCATGATTACCTAAGCGGTTTCAGTAATATCATCAGTAATGATCACTTGCATGGTTTCTCCGCCGAGGTTCATAACTATGGCGGATATAATAATAACAGCATTAATGGGTTTGTTGAGTTTGGGGATCAGGATTCTTGTGCGACGTCGTTTTTGCCGGAGTTTAAACCAGTTGGCCTCGTGGCTGCCGGAGATCAAAATTGG CTAGGAATGCAAAGTTGTAATCAAATGCATGGAATTGAAGATTCGAATATGATGAAGGTGAGTCGATATTCTGAAGAGGAAAGGAAAGAAAGGATTGTTAGATATTTAAAGAAGAGAAACCAAAGGAACTTCAACAAGACCATTAAG tatGCTTGTAGGAAAACCCTAGCAGACAGGAGAGTTCGAGTACGTGGGAGATTTGCAAGGAACAATGAACTGTGTCAGCTGGAGCATGAATATGAACAAATGGTGCCCAAAAAGAAGGAGTTATTATTATCagatcacaataatacttcttgCCAACAAACTGACTTTTGTTGTGATGATGATATTGCTGATACTGTccag atcaaatatgatgatgaagaagattgGCTGCAGGATTTTGCCTTGTGTTGCTTTGTAAATGGGGGACCTAATagtaataaataa